Proteins encoded in a region of the Megalops cyprinoides isolate fMegCyp1 chromosome 3, fMegCyp1.pri, whole genome shotgun sequence genome:
- the LOC118775038 gene encoding magnesium transporter NIPA2-like isoform X2 yields MGAGEAANFAAYAFAPATLVTPLGALSVLVSAVLSSYFLNERLNVHGKIGCLLCILGSTVMVLHAPQEEEVASLSAMAEKLKDPGFIIFAVCVVVSSIVLIFVAAPRYGQKNVLVYILICSVIGSLSVSCVKGLGIGIKELFSGKAVLKEPLFWVLLVLLVACVSMQINYLNKALDIFNTSIVTPIYYVFFTTSVMACSAILFKEWFRMTADGAIGTVSGFLTIILGIFLLHAFKDITFNWDTLPLFLRQDHRGPFWGQSYAALPNQEMPNHEGVQPTRKGAANGYSVERNSHFLNT; encoded by the exons tggGAGCAGGAGAAGCAGCTAACTTTGCTGCTTATGCCTTTGCTCCTGCCACACTGGTGACACCTTTGGGAGCACTAAGTGTTTTAGTGAG CGCGGTGCTGTCCTCCTATTTCCTAAACGAGAGGCTGAATGTTCATGGGAAGATTGGCTGCTTGCTGTGTATCCTGGGCTCCACTGTGATGGTCCTGCATGCCccacaggaagaggaggtggcCTCGCTGAGCGCCATGGCAGAGAAGCTTAAAGACCCAG GTTTCATCATATTTGCCGTGTGCGTCGTGGTGAGCAGCATAGTCCTGATCTTCGTGGCCGCTCCCCGCTATGGGCAGAAGAATGTGCTGGTCTACATCCTGATCTGCTCAGTGATCggctccctctctgtgtcctgcGTGAAGGGCCTGGGCATTGGCATTAAGGAGCTGTTCTCGGGGAAGGCCGTGCTGAAGGAGCCCCTGTTTTGGGTTCTGCTCGTGCTCCTGGTGGCCTGCGTCAGCATGCAGATCAATTACCTGAACAAGGCCCTGGACATCTTCAACACCTCTATCGTCACGCCCATCTACTATGTCTTCTTCACCACCTCGGTCATGGCCTGCTCTGCCATCCTCTTCAAGGAGTGGTTCCGCATGACGGCGGACGGCGCCATAGGCACGGTCAGCGGCTTCCTCACCATCATCCTGGGTATCTTCCTCCTCCACGCCTTCAAGGACATCACCTTCAACTGGGACACCCTCCCGCTTTTCCTGCGCCAGGATCATCGGGGACCCTTCTGGGGTCAGTCCTATGCAGCCCTGCCCAATCAGGAGATGCCCAATCATGAGGGTGTGCAGCCCACTAGGAAGGGGGCTGCCAATGGGTACTCGGTAGAGAGGAACAGTCACTTTTTGAATACCTAA
- the LOC118774354 gene encoding mitochondrial import inner membrane translocase subunit Tim8 A, producing MDSQGVTADPQLQQFIEVESQKQRFQQLVHQMTEVCWEKCMEKPGPKLDSRTEACFVNCVERFIDTSQFILNRLEQTQRSRGSFSETMSD from the exons ATGGATAGCCAAGGCGTCACAGCAGATCCCCAGCTCCAACAGTTTATTGAAGTGGAATCACAAAAGCAGAGGTTTCAACAGCTTGTACATCAGATGACCGAAGTCTGCTGG GAGAAATGCATGGAAAAGCCTGGCCCAAAGTTGGATTCCAGGACAGAAGCATGCTTTGTGAACTGCGTTGAACGCTTCATTGACACAAGCCAGTTCATTTTGAACAGGCTGGAGCAGACCCAAAGGAGTCGTGGTTCCTTCTCCGAGACCATGTCTGACTAG